From Rhodohalobacter sp. SW132, the proteins below share one genomic window:
- a CDS encoding SIMPL domain-containing protein: protein MKKYSSIIGGIAFLAGCLVIGLFLKSSVNTFKQYDRTVTVRGLSEQEHLADIVIWPIRYTETGNNLEEIYQKLDESSEKVRQFLQDNGISPEAISSATPVVTDRSAQFYGDSNFQFRYVAVQTITVYTDDVQGTRNIMNQMVELGKQGVTITGDEYYDRAEYLFTRLNDIKPEMIEEATKEARKVAEKFAEDSNSRLGKIKTASQGQFSISPRDNNNPHIKNVRVVSTIVYYLDD, encoded by the coding sequence ATGAAAAAATATTCATCTATCATTGGGGGCATCGCATTTCTTGCCGGATGCCTGGTAATCGGGCTCTTCCTGAAATCCTCCGTTAATACCTTTAAGCAGTACGACCGCACGGTTACGGTCCGCGGGCTTTCCGAACAGGAGCATCTTGCCGATATTGTAATCTGGCCAATTCGTTATACCGAGACCGGCAATAATCTTGAAGAAATCTATCAAAAGCTGGATGAAAGCAGTGAAAAAGTGAGGCAGTTTTTGCAGGACAATGGAATATCGCCTGAGGCCATTTCTTCAGCCACACCGGTGGTAACCGACCGTTCAGCCCAATTTTATGGAGACAGTAATTTCCAGTTTCGGTATGTAGCCGTACAGACGATAACTGTTTACACGGATGATGTTCAGGGAACCCGCAATATTATGAACCAAATGGTGGAACTCGGAAAGCAGGGCGTAACCATTACCGGTGATGAGTACTACGACCGTGCCGAATACCTGTTCACCCGTTTGAACGACATCAAACCGGAGATGATTGAAGAAGCGACGAAAGAGGCCCGGAAAGTGGCTGAGAAATTTGCGGAAGATTCCAACAGCCGGCTGGGGAAAATCAAAACTGCATCCCAGGGTCAGTTTAGCATCTCACCGCGTGATAACAACAATCCGCACATCAAAAATGTACGTGTGGTATCTACAATCGTTTATTACCTGGATGATTAG
- a CDS encoding cation-transporting P-type ATPase, translating into MQQEKKKAENTSSKKSTSWHQQQIDEVFYNLHTSKEGLSPDEAEQRLNEHGENKLPESEPPSALKRFLMQFHNVLIYVLIAAAGITALLDHWLDTGVILGVVLINAIIGYVQEGKAEKALEGIRNMLSLDATVLRNGQRRKIDAELLVPGDIVLLESGDKIPADLRLIDVRNLRIEESALTGESVAVEKHTEEVEEDAVPGDRKNMAFSGTSVVYGRATGVVVETGSHTQLGQINRMMTDVEKITTPLLRQIDQFGKVLSVGILGLTAIFFAIGYFFRDYEISELFMAVISLAVAAIPEGLPAIMTITLAIGVQAMARRNAIIRKLPSVETLGSVSVICSDKTGTLTRNEMTTRSVITADAEYEVEGAGYEPEGDLIKNGEKIEASQEPVLQKLIETVIACSDSQIHKEDDQWKLEGDPTEGALVTLAHKTGFGKFNPDRVDHIPFESEHQFMATLNENNGKRIVYVKGAPERLLERCDAQLTADGREDLDTEFWREMSEKQAGQGRRLIAAAYAETDQDVDGIDHDDIQGLTFLGIAGIVDPPRPEAIEAIKACKSAGIRVKMITGDHLVTASAIGLELGLSDGTKAISGAELEAMNDQEIRKAALEYDVFARTSPEHKLRLVKALQEENLICAMTGDGVNDAPALKRADVGIAMGIKGTEVTKDSAEMVLADDNFASIANAVEEGRTIYDNLKKAILFIIPTNGAESLVIMAAVLMGLVLPITPVQILWVNMVTAVTLALALSFEPTEPGVMKRPPRDSGDAILSGYLIWRIAFVSVLIGGLTLGMYYWLKQNGYDVETARTIAVNTLVAGQLFYLFNCRRMHGPAIDSGFFDNRAVFYTTGLLIFFQFLFTYAPFMNTLFGTDPHELSYWIFPLAAGVIVFLTVELEKLIFGRRQKAKQKMNS; encoded by the coding sequence ATGCAGCAAGAGAAAAAAAAAGCAGAAAATACATCATCAAAAAAATCTACATCCTGGCACCAACAGCAGATTGATGAAGTATTCTACAACTTGCACACCTCCAAAGAAGGACTCTCACCGGATGAAGCCGAGCAGCGGCTAAATGAACATGGGGAGAATAAACTACCCGAGTCCGAGCCCCCATCTGCCCTGAAACGATTTCTGATGCAGTTTCACAACGTCCTGATCTACGTTTTGATCGCTGCTGCCGGAATTACCGCGCTGCTTGATCACTGGCTCGATACCGGCGTAATTCTGGGTGTTGTTCTGATCAATGCCATCATCGGGTACGTTCAGGAAGGCAAAGCGGAAAAAGCACTTGAAGGGATTCGCAACATGCTCTCGCTCGATGCCACTGTTCTTCGAAACGGCCAGCGCAGAAAAATTGATGCCGAACTGCTCGTTCCCGGTGATATCGTCCTGCTGGAATCCGGTGACAAAATACCGGCAGATTTACGCCTGATTGATGTGCGAAATCTCCGAATTGAAGAGTCGGCATTGACCGGCGAATCCGTTGCAGTGGAAAAACACACTGAGGAAGTTGAAGAAGACGCTGTACCCGGCGATCGTAAAAATATGGCGTTTTCAGGCACTTCGGTGGTCTATGGCCGCGCAACCGGTGTGGTTGTTGAAACCGGTTCTCACACCCAGCTCGGCCAAATCAACCGGATGATGACCGATGTGGAGAAAATCACCACTCCCCTGCTGAGGCAGATCGATCAGTTTGGTAAAGTTCTGTCTGTAGGGATACTTGGTCTCACTGCGATCTTTTTTGCGATAGGTTATTTTTTCCGGGACTACGAGATTAGCGAACTGTTCATGGCTGTGATCAGCCTCGCTGTTGCCGCGATTCCGGAAGGTTTACCGGCCATCATGACCATCACCCTTGCGATCGGGGTTCAGGCGATGGCGCGCAGAAATGCAATTATCCGAAAACTGCCGTCAGTTGAAACGCTCGGTTCGGTCAGCGTGATCTGTTCTGATAAAACAGGAACCCTCACCCGTAACGAGATGACGACGAGAAGTGTCATCACTGCCGACGCCGAATACGAAGTGGAAGGCGCCGGGTATGAACCCGAAGGAGATCTCATCAAAAATGGGGAAAAAATTGAAGCCTCACAAGAACCGGTTCTTCAAAAACTGATCGAGACCGTCATTGCCTGCAGCGATTCACAGATCCACAAGGAAGACGACCAGTGGAAACTGGAGGGTGATCCCACAGAGGGAGCACTTGTAACTCTTGCACATAAAACCGGCTTTGGTAAATTTAATCCAGATCGCGTGGATCATATTCCGTTTGAATCGGAACATCAATTTATGGCGACACTGAATGAGAATAATGGCAAACGGATCGTATACGTGAAAGGTGCGCCGGAACGTCTGCTGGAGCGGTGCGATGCTCAGCTGACAGCCGACGGCCGGGAAGATCTTGATACTGAATTCTGGCGGGAAATGAGTGAGAAGCAGGCCGGACAGGGACGCAGGCTGATTGCTGCCGCTTATGCAGAAACGGATCAAGATGTGGATGGAATCGACCACGATGACATACAAGGGCTAACTTTTCTTGGGATTGCCGGAATTGTAGATCCGCCGCGCCCCGAAGCGATCGAGGCGATTAAAGCGTGTAAATCGGCAGGTATCCGTGTTAAGATGATTACGGGCGACCACCTGGTTACAGCCAGCGCGATCGGACTTGAACTGGGGCTGAGTGATGGAACAAAAGCGATCAGCGGCGCAGAACTTGAAGCGATGAACGACCAGGAAATCCGCAAGGCTGCACTTGAATATGATGTATTTGCACGAACCAGTCCCGAACACAAACTTCGTCTGGTGAAAGCCCTGCAGGAAGAGAATTTAATTTGTGCCATGACCGGTGACGGCGTAAACGATGCTCCCGCCCTGAAGCGCGCCGATGTAGGCATTGCGATGGGCATCAAGGGAACGGAAGTAACCAAAGATTCCGCCGAAATGGTGCTGGCAGATGACAATTTTGCCTCCATTGCCAATGCCGTTGAAGAAGGACGTACGATCTACGACAACCTTAAAAAAGCAATCCTGTTTATTATTCCAACAAACGGTGCTGAATCGCTTGTAATTATGGCCGCTGTGCTGATGGGGCTCGTTCTCCCGATAACGCCGGTACAAATATTATGGGTAAACATGGTTACGGCAGTCACGCTGGCCCTCGCACTCTCTTTTGAACCTACGGAACCGGGGGTGATGAAACGTCCCCCGCGGGATTCCGGCGATGCAATTCTGAGCGGCTACCTAATTTGGCGAATCGCGTTTGTATCCGTGCTGATCGGCGGACTTACCCTCGGAATGTACTACTGGCTGAAACAGAATGGGTACGACGTTGAAACGGCCCGGACCATCGCTGTAAACACACTCGTTGCGGGGCAGCTGTTTTACCTGTTTAATTGCCGAAGGATGCATGGTCCGGCCATCGATTCCGGATTTTTCGATAACCGTGCCGTCTTTTATACCACCGGTTTGCTGATTTTTTTCCAGTTTCTGTTTACCTATGCCCCGTTCATGAATACGCTGTTCGGTACCGACCCGCATGAATTAAGCTACTGGATCTTTCCGTTAGCGGCCGGTGTGATTGTATTCCTGACCGTTGAACTGGAGAAACTGATATTTGGAAGGAGACAAAAAGCGAAACAGAAAATGAATTCCTAA
- a CDS encoding gamma-glutamylcyclotransferase — protein MNTHLLFVYGTLRSDSSVNRADLLGGNSVFIGRGFVQGRLYDLGWYPGLVLSDNPEEQVCGEIYRMTEPAVVLAGLDEYEGCSTRYPEPHEYRRKEISAKRQDGKSENVWAYIYNHPTADKKRITGGDYVEYIKESP, from the coding sequence ATGAATACTCATCTTCTTTTTGTTTACGGCACTCTCAGGAGTGATTCCAGCGTCAACCGGGCTGACTTGCTTGGCGGAAATTCAGTTTTTATCGGCAGGGGATTTGTTCAGGGGCGGTTGTACGATCTCGGCTGGTATCCCGGGCTGGTTTTGTCTGATAATCCGGAGGAACAGGTCTGCGGTGAAATTTACAGGATGACGGAACCCGCTGTAGTCCTGGCCGGTCTGGATGAATATGAGGGGTGTTCAACACGCTATCCGGAGCCGCATGAGTACCGCCGGAAGGAAATCAGCGCGAAACGGCAAGATGGTAAATCAGAGAATGTATGGGCTTACATCTACAATCATCCAACAGCTGATAAAAAACGGATTACCGGGGGTGATTATGTTGAATATATCAAAGAGAGCCCATAA
- a CDS encoding universal stress protein, with protein MKTKIKTILLPVDFSGYSAEAFTVSRQIASKTGATIILLHVVEPPYNTATAIEGMLSIMEDNAKSKINQLIKKYSESGDTEVDIVPVVKHGRTVREIMKQADECSADLIVMGSKGQSGIERIVLGSVSSAMVAETNVPLFVLPAEKSSRTPDFKRIIFTTNLREKDPENLRYVHSFAKFFAAKLDVIHVTDHKDFDTILRVKGFRQVIRELNLDPPPEFTVLEHENSLVGLAEYISKHSRALLVMNRYKHSIVQKLLGVHHTEKFRRYSDLPILILP; from the coding sequence ATGAAAACGAAAATTAAAACCATTCTGCTTCCGGTAGATTTTTCAGGCTACTCGGCTGAAGCCTTTACAGTCTCCCGCCAAATTGCATCGAAAACAGGTGCGACAATTATACTTCTGCATGTGGTAGAGCCACCCTATAACACAGCAACTGCTATTGAGGGAATGCTCAGCATAATGGAAGACAATGCAAAATCGAAGATCAATCAACTAATAAAGAAGTACAGTGAAAGCGGTGACACCGAAGTTGATATCGTGCCGGTAGTGAAGCACGGTCGCACTGTGAGGGAAATTATGAAGCAGGCTGATGAATGTTCAGCTGACCTGATCGTAATGGGCAGTAAGGGGCAAAGCGGAATTGAAAGGATCGTGCTGGGGAGTGTCTCTTCTGCAATGGTTGCAGAAACTAATGTTCCCCTGTTTGTTTTACCGGCAGAAAAAAGCAGCCGCACCCCCGACTTTAAACGGATTATCTTCACAACCAATCTTCGTGAAAAAGATCCCGAAAACCTTCGTTACGTGCATTCATTCGCTAAATTTTTCGCTGCAAAACTGGATGTGATTCACGTAACTGATCATAAAGATTTCGATACCATACTTCGTGTCAAAGGGTTCAGGCAGGTCATCCGGGAGTTGAATCTCGATCCTCCGCCAGAGTTTACGGTGCTGGAACATGAAAATAGTTTAGTTGGCCTCGCAGAATATATCAGCAAACATTCCAGGGCGCTGCTGGTAATGAACCGTTACAAGCATTCGATCGTCCAGAAATTGCTGGGTGTCCATCACACCGAAAAATTCCGCAGATATTCCGACCTTCCGATACTAATTTTGCCGTAA
- a CDS encoding universal stress protein has translation MATIDRILVPTDFSASAEKAYDFARIIAKAHGGVVDLLHIIPNIILLDEQVRNEKNLPDLEEDLYPHLFNEAELQIEKIMKEQFPYENRGNVYVKVDRKPSEVITGHALNGNYSMIIMSAKGKDQSGMFRGTTSEQVLRRSEVAVLTVTENANTDHIKRILLPSDGSLLSMAALPAAVKMAHTLGASITILYINEMYGLISNHFSTRSSQTRNSEIREHLISRLEEFTSETETSEQKLSVSKSGSRIEVTLRENGTKRTIPVQIEIKTGFSAHHEITEYANSKADMVVMTTHGRSGLAHLIMGSHAEKVAMNVEKPILTIRPDSKLFKKNKVETTADENEN, from the coding sequence ATGGCTACCATCGACAGAATATTAGTCCCCACAGATTTTTCAGCATCAGCAGAAAAAGCATACGATTTTGCGAGAATAATTGCGAAGGCTCACGGCGGAGTTGTTGATCTTCTCCACATCATTCCCAATATCATTTTACTGGATGAACAGGTTCGGAATGAAAAAAACCTGCCGGACCTGGAAGAGGATCTCTACCCTCACCTCTTTAATGAAGCGGAGCTGCAGATCGAAAAAATTATGAAGGAGCAGTTTCCTTATGAAAACCGTGGTAATGTGTATGTAAAGGTAGATCGCAAACCGTCGGAGGTGATCACTGGTCACGCTCTCAATGGGAATTACTCCATGATCATCATGAGTGCAAAAGGAAAAGATCAATCCGGTATGTTTCGCGGAACAACTTCGGAACAGGTTCTCCGCCGATCAGAAGTAGCGGTCCTTACAGTAACAGAGAATGCCAATACGGATCATATCAAACGGATTCTGCTACCGAGTGACGGTTCACTACTTTCAATGGCAGCACTTCCGGCCGCGGTCAAAATGGCCCACACTCTTGGAGCTTCCATCACCATACTTTACATCAATGAAATGTACGGTTTGATTTCAAATCATTTTTCAACCCGATCAAGCCAGACCCGAAATTCCGAGATCAGGGAGCATTTGATCAGCCGGCTTGAGGAATTTACCAGTGAAACTGAAACCTCTGAGCAAAAGCTGTCTGTGTCGAAGTCGGGTTCGCGAATAGAAGTTACACTCCGCGAAAACGGGACCAAACGAACCATACCCGTTCAGATTGAAATCAAAACAGGTTTCTCGGCACATCATGAAATCACGGAGTATGCCAATTCTAAAGCCGATATGGTGGTGATGACAACTCATGGGCGCAGCGGACTGGCACATTTGATTATGGGTTCACATGCTGAAAAAGTGGCCATGAATGTAGAAAAACCAATTCTTACCATCCGGCCTGATAGTAAACTATTTAAAAAAAATAAAGTGGAGACAACTGCAGATGAAAACGAAAATTAA
- a CDS encoding serine protease has protein sequence MKKLLKYSFGLLLFAFLSTGCSGTEKVSSERTLHDSQTRYMSAAGSDFLRNQLNRGMESVIRIQITAGYRTFQFDLDDLPTRAELEGTDFSERALDTMLDHNSRAGSALVLSNRRGNSVLLTPSHVVSYPDTVWHFTEGSVRTPQGRVEAVSVRESISRFIIGSHGIYEFEVGVNDPDQDLALMIKRWGSNDRPELTPLQIEAGNYEALEWSDQVYAIGYPLGVGMITRGMVSKSIHSPRRSFVFDASINRGFSGGAIFAERSDGSGLEWVGMVLSASASHEEYLVPERDSDMEFHPDLEYRGAVFVERKQRINYGITYAVGIDQIREFINNHRDILSEQEIRLPEL, from the coding sequence ATGAAAAAATTACTAAAGTATAGTTTCGGTCTATTATTATTCGCTTTTCTCTCAACCGGATGTTCCGGCACCGAAAAAGTAAGTTCGGAACGTACTCTTCATGATTCGCAAACCCGTTACATGAGTGCTGCAGGGTCAGATTTTTTGCGAAATCAGTTAAACAGGGGAATGGAGTCCGTAATTCGTATTCAGATCACAGCAGGGTATCGTACGTTTCAGTTTGATCTTGATGATCTGCCGACCCGTGCAGAACTTGAGGGCACAGATTTTAGTGAACGGGCGCTGGATACAATGCTGGATCATAATTCAAGAGCGGGTTCTGCGCTTGTACTTTCAAATCGTCGCGGAAATAGTGTACTGCTCACTCCTTCACATGTAGTATCGTACCCTGACACAGTGTGGCATTTTACAGAAGGATCCGTGCGAACCCCGCAGGGCAGAGTTGAAGCAGTTTCAGTACGTGAATCGATCTCTCGGTTTATCATCGGTTCTCATGGAATTTATGAATTTGAAGTTGGAGTGAATGATCCTGACCAGGATCTTGCATTAATGATAAAAAGGTGGGGAAGCAATGACAGGCCTGAATTGACACCGCTGCAGATTGAGGCAGGAAACTATGAAGCTCTTGAATGGTCGGACCAGGTTTATGCGATTGGTTACCCGTTGGGAGTGGGCATGATTACCCGGGGAATGGTGAGTAAGTCGATTCACTCACCCCGAAGAAGTTTTGTTTTTGATGCATCAATAAACAGGGGTTTCAGCGGCGGAGCGATATTTGCGGAACGCAGTGATGGGTCCGGCCTTGAATGGGTTGGGATGGTATTATCTGCATCTGCATCACACGAAGAATACCTGGTACCAGAACGGGATTCCGATATGGAATTTCATCCGGATCTTGAGTACAGGGGAGCCGTTTTTGTTGAACGGAAACAGCGTATCAACTATGGAATTACCTACGCCGTGGGAATTGATCAGATCAGAGAGTTCATCAACAATCACCGGGATATTCTGAGTGAACAGGAGATCCGGCTGCCAGAGTTATAG
- a CDS encoding acyl-CoA dehydrogenase, which yields MSNNSFNINDAYLFESELSEDDKMIMESAREYAQSKLEPRALKGNQDEVFDIEMAKEMGDLGLLGATIDPEYGGVGASQTAYGLIAREVERVDSGYRSFMSVQSSLVMYPISIFGTEDQKQKFLPRLASGEIIGCFGLTEPDHGSDPGSMTTTAIKTDGGWKLNGAKMWITNSPIADVAVVWAKAKEKKDDEPVIRGFLVEKGMDGFSAPATKHKMSLRASSTGELVFEDVFVPDENVFPDIRGLKGPFMCLNSARYGIAWGAVGAAEFCYEKSRQYVLDRKQFGKPIAANQLPQTKLADMLTDITSMQMLAWRLGKLKDEGRLHPSMVSLAKRNNVGKALEIARVARDMHGGNGISGEYRVIHHMVNLESVNTYEGTYDIHGLILGREITGIQSFVPKG from the coding sequence ATGTCAAATAACTCTTTTAACATCAACGACGCCTACCTGTTTGAATCTGAACTCTCCGAAGATGATAAGATGATCATGGAATCAGCAAGGGAGTATGCACAGTCGAAACTTGAACCCCGCGCGCTCAAGGGAAACCAGGATGAGGTTTTTGATATCGAGATGGCGAAAGAGATGGGGGATCTCGGACTGCTGGGTGCTACAATTGACCCGGAGTATGGTGGCGTGGGTGCCAGCCAGACCGCGTACGGACTCATTGCCCGCGAGGTGGAACGGGTAGATTCCGGTTACCGGTCATTTATGTCGGTTCAATCCTCTTTGGTGATGTATCCCATTTCCATTTTTGGCACCGAAGATCAGAAACAGAAGTTTTTACCGCGCCTGGCATCCGGTGAAATTATCGGATGCTTTGGATTGACGGAGCCTGATCACGGATCTGATCCCGGTTCAATGACCACCACCGCGATTAAAACAGACGGCGGATGGAAACTGAATGGTGCAAAGATGTGGATCACTAACTCCCCTATTGCCGATGTGGCTGTAGTTTGGGCCAAAGCAAAAGAGAAGAAAGATGATGAGCCGGTTATTCGCGGCTTCCTGGTTGAAAAAGGGATGGATGGATTTTCCGCTCCGGCTACGAAACATAAAATGAGTCTGCGAGCCTCCTCCACCGGTGAGCTGGTTTTTGAAGATGTGTTTGTACCCGATGAAAATGTGTTTCCCGATATCCGCGGACTTAAAGGACCGTTTATGTGCCTGAACAGTGCCCGATACGGGATTGCGTGGGGCGCCGTTGGAGCTGCCGAATTCTGCTATGAAAAATCGCGGCAATATGTGCTCGACCGTAAGCAGTTTGGCAAACCGATAGCGGCTAACCAGCTTCCTCAAACCAAACTGGCCGATATGCTTACCGACATCACTTCCATGCAGATGCTCGCCTGGAGGCTGGGCAAACTGAAAGACGAAGGGCGTCTCCACCCTTCTATGGTGTCGCTCGCCAAGAGAAATAATGTAGGCAAAGCGCTCGAAATCGCCCGTGTTGCGCGGGATATGCACGGCGGAAACGGAATCTCAGGGGAATATCGCGTGATCCATCATATGGTAAACCTCGAATCGGTGAATACCTACGAAGGCACGTATGACATCCACGGATTGATCCTGGGGCGCGAAATTACTGGAATTCAGTCATTTGTACCGAAGGGATAA
- a CDS encoding DUF1206 domain-containing protein, whose protein sequence is MNKQTPIFVIARIGYIAKGLVYFMVGLLTMQTAIGMGGETSDATDAFREFINQPFGSVLLIGIIAGLIAHAIWRMVQAIKDPENRGSSGKVKFMRAIDFIVGCIYISMSYAAWQILQGLNTPDGDETTEVWVERILELPFGSWLIMIAAGLLLIGGLYQFYSSWYATFESSFSEKSMNEKEMGILRWLGRIGVAAWGLVYCMMAFLFYRASVTFDAEEAGGLSEALSSLRDQPYGIWVLGITAGGLMVYGIYLFVLSYYHKVFDEGFDASS, encoded by the coding sequence ATGAATAAGCAAACCCCCATCTTTGTAATCGCCCGCATCGGATATATCGCCAAAGGTCTGGTCTATTTTATGGTGGGTCTGCTGACGATGCAAACAGCCATCGGGATGGGAGGAGAAACCTCTGACGCAACCGATGCGTTTCGTGAGTTTATCAATCAGCCATTCGGGTCGGTTCTGCTGATCGGTATTATTGCCGGCCTGATCGCACATGCCATTTGGAGAATGGTTCAGGCCATCAAAGATCCTGAAAACCGGGGCAGTTCCGGGAAAGTAAAATTTATGCGGGCGATCGATTTCATTGTCGGATGTATTTACATCTCCATGTCATATGCTGCCTGGCAAATTCTGCAGGGACTGAATACTCCGGATGGTGATGAAACTACGGAAGTGTGGGTGGAACGGATCCTTGAGCTGCCTTTCGGTAGTTGGCTGATCATGATAGCTGCCGGTTTACTTCTGATCGGCGGACTGTATCAATTCTACTCTTCCTGGTATGCTACATTTGAATCGAGTTTCAGTGAAAAATCGATGAACGAGAAAGAAATGGGAATCTTGAGATGGCTTGGACGTATTGGAGTTGCAGCCTGGGGTTTGGTTTACTGCATGATGGCATTCCTCTTTTACCGGGCATCAGTAACGTTTGATGCCGAAGAAGCCGGCGGCCTTTCCGAGGCACTTAGCTCTTTGCGCGATCAGCCGTACGGCATCTGGGTCCTCGGAATTACTGCGGGAGGACTGATGGTATATGGTATTTATCTATTTGTTCTGTCTTATTATCACAAAGTATTTGATGAAGGTTTCGATGCTTCATCTTAA
- a CDS encoding DUF433 domain-containing protein: protein MATPNNLIERRKDILGGTPVFKGTRVPVSTFFEYLEADHSLNEFLEDFPTVTKQQAIQVLERFKDQLLQPQ, encoded by the coding sequence ATGGCTACTCCAAATAATCTTATAGAAAGGCGGAAAGACATACTCGGTGGTACACCTGTCTTCAAAGGTACCCGTGTCCCGGTTAGCACCTTTTTTGAATATCTGGAGGCTGACCATTCCCTTAACGAATTTCTGGAAGATTTCCCCACAGTAACCAAACAACAAGCAATTCAGGTGCTTGAGAGATTTAAAGATCAACTACTTCAGCCGCAATGA
- a CDS encoding ribonuclease D has product MSVQFIDEQKTLNTVLPELNNAGQIAIDLEFDKNYYRYGFNLCLMQLSDGDNIYLIDPLSSSLQINTIFPVLENPEIEKVAFAFGEDLRLLHSIGCFPKNIYDLDNAISLLNYSPASLTNHLQNILEIDTGKSSQMSNWYHRPLSDDQLHYAAEDVRHLLILKDHLQTEAKEKELSGWIEEENRVMDLADHSNIDNNDVIKEKDKNDFTETEWHIYVRLMETREEIAEKLNKPSFQVIQKEIIQKAAKDPGRLEKWKNTRGIFKRIKTDRMKKKLLTVVRDAREEAAEKGLSDTDPANKPPSADQKKYYREQREKVNRAKREFFTPIKEQIEDDYGKEVSTFLFSNRIISETISEDQQLLHYKMELLRHYADKLNLDINEYLKNR; this is encoded by the coding sequence ATGTCTGTTCAATTTATTGATGAGCAAAAAACGCTCAATACTGTTCTTCCCGAACTCAACAACGCCGGTCAGATTGCGATTGACCTCGAATTTGATAAAAACTACTACAGATACGGATTTAATCTCTGCCTGATGCAGCTTTCTGATGGCGACAACATCTACCTGATCGACCCGCTCAGTTCTTCGCTGCAGATAAATACGATCTTTCCTGTCCTGGAGAATCCGGAGATCGAGAAAGTAGCCTTCGCATTTGGCGAAGATCTGCGTCTCCTCCACTCCATCGGCTGTTTCCCGAAAAACATATACGACCTCGATAACGCAATCAGCCTGCTGAACTATTCCCCTGCCTCCCTGACAAATCACCTTCAAAACATTCTTGAAATCGATACAGGGAAATCATCACAAATGAGTAACTGGTACCACCGGCCGCTGTCTGATGATCAGCTTCACTACGCTGCTGAAGATGTCAGACATCTGTTGATATTAAAAGATCACCTGCAAACCGAAGCTAAAGAAAAAGAGCTTTCCGGCTGGATTGAGGAAGAAAATCGTGTAATGGACCTTGCCGATCACTCAAATATTGATAACAACGACGTAATCAAAGAGAAAGATAAAAACGATTTTACAGAAACGGAGTGGCATATTTATGTCCGCCTGATGGAAACGCGCGAGGAGATTGCTGAGAAACTAAATAAACCCTCATTCCAGGTGATTCAAAAAGAGATCATTCAAAAAGCGGCAAAAGATCCGGGACGGCTTGAAAAATGGAAAAACACGCGCGGAATATTTAAACGGATTAAAACAGACCGAATGAAAAAGAAACTTCTCACCGTGGTTCGGGATGCCAGAGAAGAAGCTGCCGAGAAAGGACTTTCTGATACGGATCCTGCTAATAAACCGCCTTCAGCTGATCAAAAAAAATATTATAGAGAACAAAGAGAGAAAGTAAACCGGGCAAAACGAGAATTTTTCACCCCGATCAAAGAACAGATTGAGGATGATTACGGCAAAGAAGTATCCACTTTTCTGTTCAGCAACCGAATCATATCTGAAACCATCTCAGAAGATCAGCAGCTGCTGCACTATAAGATGGAACTTCTCAGGCATTATGCAGACAAATTGAATCTTGATATAAATGAATACCTGAAGAACAGGTAA